The Pedobacter ginsengisoli region AGTTTAAGAGTCGCTGTAACATCGCCGCAACCTGTTCTTTACTGGTATTCCCATTTCCTGTTATAGATTGCTTGATTTTGCGTGGGGCATACTCTGCAATTGGAATGTTCCTTGATAGGGCAGCTGCCATTGCCACACCTTGTGCTCGACCCAATTTAAGCATAACCTGAATGTTTTTTCCGTAAAATGGAGCTTCAAGAGCCAGAACATCAGGTTTAAATTCATCTAAAAGGAGCGTTGTTTTCTCAAAAATTCGCTGTAATTTCAAAAAGTGATCATCCATATGATCCATTCTTATAATCCCCATGGTGATTAATTCAATTTTACTTCCTTTTTCCAGCACTATTCCATAGCCCATTATTGAAGTACCTGGGTCTATCCCCATAATCACCCGTTCCTTTTTTTCAGCCAACATAAAACAATATTAAGCATATTTGCAGATAGTAAATGCAAAAAAGTTGACTTCACAATACAAAAAAATACTTTCTTACTTTATTAAAACTGCAATTGTTGTATTTACCTTTTGGATTATTTACAGCAAACTGTCAGATAATGAGAATCTAAGCTCATTTAAGACTTTATTAAAGCAAATCCCCGAATCAGAGATCATTTTGATACTGGCTACGGTGATTGTACTTATGTTTTTGAACTGGGGTCTTGAAGCGCTAAAATGGAAAAGACTACTTTCTGGAATAGAGAAAATTGGTGTATGGAGGGCTATTGAGTCTGTATTCTGTGGACTAACCTGGGCAGTATTTACACCAAACAGAATTGGTGAATATGGTGGCCGGGTTTTCTTTCTGTCGCCAAAAAGGAGAATTGTAGGTGTGGTAGCCATGGCAGTTGGGAATATCGGTCAAATGGTACTTACCAATGTTTTTGGTGCTATTGCAATATGTATTTTCATCTATAAATTTGTAGATATTGATTACCGGTTATTCTACGCTCTGGTAATTCTTTCTGTTATGTTTTGCCTATTTTTTATCATTTTCTATTTTAATATTAAATGGTTAAATGGGATTTTGGTTTCAATGCGTTTTACGCGTAAGTATGAGAGATTCTATGGGATTCTTGCCAGATACAAAAAAAAAGAGCTATTAAATATTTTGCTATTTTGTTTGGCCAGATATGTTGTGTTTAGTACCCAATATTTTATCCTTTTCTATTGGTTGATACCTGATTTGCATTATCTGAATATATTGATGATGGTAAGTATTCTTTTTTTTGTTCAATCAACCTTACCTTCGCTTGATCTTTTTGATATAGGGGTTAGAAGTGTTACTGCTTCCTATTTTTTTGGCTATATCACGGATCAGAACATTGCCGTTATAGCATGCACTGCGGGTATCTGGTTAATAAATATTATAATTCCTGCTATATTAGGCACTTATTTCGTTTTTAAACTTAATTTCTTTGGAAATATTCAGCGCAGTTAGTTATCTCTCCTCATTTTTGACTATTTTATATGTAATAGTTGTTGTTACATTTATTAAAGGTTGGCATAGCCTGATGTATTTTAAGCCTGGTGAGAAAGAAGGGAAGACCAGAGTATCGATCCTGGTTGCGGCACGTAATGAAGAAAAAAATATTTCAAAAACTGTTGATGATCTCCTTGCTCAAAATTACAATGAAGAACTTACAGAAATTATTTTTATCGATGACCATTCTACAGACAGAACCGCTGAAATTATAAGATCGTATGCAAGCAGAGGTGTAAAATTAATTAGCCTTAATGAGGATCAAGCTTTAAACTCCTATAAAAAAAAGGCGATACAAACAGCTATAGGACAGTCGACCGGTACATTGATAATTACTACTGATGCTGATTGCAGAATGCGGCCAGACTGGTTAAAAACGATAATCCAGTTTTATGAGGCAGGAAATTATAAAATGATTTCCTCACCTGTTGCTTATTTTCAGGAAAAAAGTTTCTTTGAGCGGGCACAATCGCTGGAGTTTCTTTATTTAATAGGCTTGGGTGCTTCAACCATAGGGAACAAACAACCGTCTACCTGCAATGGTGCCAATTTGGCCTATGAGAAGGAAGCCTTTTATGAAGTAGGTGGATTTAAAGGAATTGATGATCTCGCTTCTGGCGATGATGAATTACTTTTGCATAAAATAGCAGCTCGCTTTGATAACAATGTTGGATTTTTAAAGAATAGAGATGCTATCGTTTATACACATGCAAAGCCCACATTAAAGGAATTCATTCAGCAGAGGAAACGTTGGGCTTCAAAAAGCACCAGGTATAAAAACAAGTCGATCATTGTTCTTGGTGTCTGTATATGGTTGTTTAATTTAAGTGTGCTAATGAATCTAGGTATTGGCCTCTTTATAGGTTTTTATTTTAAACTGGCTATCTTCCAAGTACTGGCTAAAATCATTGTTGAGTTCTTGTTTTTATATGATGTAACCGGTTTTGCAAGAAGACGAAAATTATTGTTTTTATTACCGGTACTTAATATACTGCACATGATATACATTGTTTATATTGGCATTGCGGGCAACTCCGGAAAATATAATTGGAAAGGAAGAATGGTAAAATAGTGGAAACAAATAATAGCCCTTCAAGAAAAGTCTGGAGGCGGTTTAGAAACAATAAACTGGCCTTGAGTGGGTTATTATTTATCATTACACTTATGCTAATGGGGATTCTTGGTTATACGATTACACCAGATCAGACGCCTAATGCAAATACCATGTACCTTCAGCTCACCAATAAGAAACCAGGCAGATCCTTTGACTTTCTAATAGTTAGTAGAAATAAGAACATTGCAAAGGTTAATTTCTTTGAGAAAATGCTTTATGGGCAGGTGGCTGATTTTAAAAGTATCCCTATTACTTCATATCGAGAAAGTGAGGGCAAAGTTTATGCTAGAGCATATATTGGAGATGATGAACAGGCAGAAGAAATCAGCTACCCTTTAATTAACGGAAATAACCATTATCACCAAACTTTTTGGCTTGGTACAGATTTGTATGGAAGAGACCTTTTAAGCCGATTGATTCTGGGGATTCGTGTGTCTTTATCAGTAGGACTAATGGCTGTCCTTATTTCTTTATTTATCGGAGTCAGTTTGGGCGCCTTGGCGGGTTATCTTGGCGGTAAAATAGATGCCAGTATCAGTTGGTTTATGAATGTTATCTGGTCATTACCATCACTGTTGCTGGTAATTGCTATCTCTTTTGCCCTTGGTAAAGGGTTTTGGCAAATATTTATAGCAGTTGGTTTATCTACCTGGGTAGATGTTGCCCGCTTGGTACGTGGGCAGATAATGGCATTAAAGGAGGTAGAATTTGTAGAGGCAGCACAGGCCCTTGGTTATTCTACTCCAAGAACAATAATAAAGCACATTCTGCCCAATATTGCGGGTCCTATACTCGTTGTTGCTTCAGCAAATTTTGCCTCGGCTATACTTTTAGAAACAGGGTTAAGTTTTTTGGGTTTTGGAGCCCAGCCTCCGATGCCTAGCTGGGGTGGAATGATTAAGGAGCACTATGGCTACATCATTATGGATGCAGCATATCTGGCTATTTTGCCTGGATTTGCAATTATGCTTACTGTATATGCGTTTAATTTATTGGCTATTGGATTGAGAGATGCATTTGATGTAAAATCGCAAAATATTTCAATATAACTGCACTCACTAAATTTACTAACTTTGTTATATATGCTATTGAACTGTTATCAGAATGAATTATTAGAAGCTGGGTGCGATGAAGCAGGCCGAGGTTGTTTAGCTGGGCCCGTATTTGCCGCCGCTGTAATTTTGCCTCCTGATTTTATAGCCGGAGAGCTAACTGACTCTAAAAAACTTACCCACAAACAACGTTGCAGCTTAAGGTTGATTATAGAGAAAGAAGCTGTTGCCTGGGCTGTAGCAGAAGTTGACAATCATGAAATTGATAATATTAATATTCTTAATGCCTCTTTTCTGGCAATGCATCGTGCTGTTCAAAAGTTAACCATAAAGCCACAGTATTTAAGTATAGATGGCAACCGCTTTAAAGCTTATCCGGATATTCCACATACATGTATTGTTAAGGGAGATGGAAAATATTTAAATATTGCGGCAGCATCAATTCTTGCAAAAACACATAGAGATGAGTTTATGGAGAAAATTTCTATGGAATATCCTCATTATCAGTGGCAACAAAATAAAGGTTACCCAACAGTAGCACACAGAATGGCTGCCTTAGAACATGGATTGTCGCCATTTCATCGTAAAACTTTTACAATAAGTAATCCACAACTAGCTCTGTTTTCCTAAAACGAAGGATTATTAGTATTTTCACGTGATTTGAAAATATTAATGCTTACAAATAGGGTTCCTTTTCCGCCAAATAGCGGATATCCAATAGTAGTTTATAACACTATTAAGGGGCTGCTACAGCTTGGTGTGGAAATTACACTGTTCAGTATTAACACAAATAAGCATAGGGTTGATGTTGACGATATTTACGATCCTGTTTTTGAAAGCATAAAGTTTCATTCCTTTAGTTTGGATACAGAGGTAAATGTGTGGGGAGCATTATTTAATATTTTTTCTAATCAGTCTTATAACGTTTCGAGGTATTTTGATGATGACGCGGCTAAGTTGCTGGAAGATATTTTAAGGGAAAATGAGTTTGATATTATTCAATTTGAGGGGCTTTTTGTAGTACCTTATCTAGATGTTGTTAAAGAAAACAGTAAAGCAAAAGTAGTTTACAGGGCACATAATATAGAGTTTGACGTTTGGGAACGTATTGCCAGAACTGAAAAGTTTACACCACGACGGAAATATTTGCAGTTCCTTGCCCGTAGGTTAAAGGTTTATGAAACAGAACAGATGAATCGGTTTCATCAGGTTTTTGCTATAAGTGAGCAGGATAGACAAAGTATTCTTCGGTTTGGCTGTGAGACTGCACTTGAAGTTTTTCCGGTGGCATTAGACTTTGAGAAATATGTTACAGATCCGGCCAAAACCAGCTTTCCTACATTGTTCCATTTGGGGGCTATGGATTGGCGGCCAAATAAAGAAGGTTTGGAATGGTTCCTTGATGAAATATGGCCCGATATAGAAAAGTTAAGCAGTGAACTGCGATTCTATATTGCCGGAAAAAATATGCCCAGAGAGTTTTTTGAATACGATTCTGAAAATCTGGTAGTAGAAGGTGAAATTTTTGACGCAATAGAATTTATAAATTCTAAGGCAATTATGATTGTTCCATTGCTGTCGGGTAGTGGAATGAGGGTAAAGATTATTGAGGGGATGGCCATGAGTAAATGTATAATTGCCACAAGTATGGCTGCTGAGGGAATTAAATGTGAGCATGGTAAAGATATTCTAATAGCCAATACGGCAGATGAGTTTTACAGGTCCATTTTGCAATGTATTACTAACCCCAAAAAGTGGCGTGAAATAGGTGAGAATGCAAGGAAAACAGTAGAACGAGACCACGACTTTTTTTCTATTTCTAAAAGGATGTTGAATATCTACCAAAAGTTAGTAAGTGCTTAAATTTTATATACCTTTGCCACGTTTTTACAGATATATAATATGAAGAATACCGCATTAACAGATAAACACATCTCTTTAGGGGCTAAAATGGTGCCATTTGCAGGTTACAATATGCCAGTTCAATACGAAGGTATAAATGCAGAACATGCCATAGTTAGAAACGGCGTTGGTGTTTTTGATGTTAGCCATATGGGCGAATTTATTTTAAAGGGCGAAAATGCGCTTGATCTGATTCAACGTGTTACCAGCAATGATGCTTCAAAACTTTATGATGGCAAGGTGCAATATTCTTGCCTTCCAAATGAAGAAGGTGGGATTGTAGATGATTTATTGGTTTATCGCATAGACGAAAAAACCTATATGCTGGTAGTTAATGCTTCTAACATCGATAAAGACTGGAACTGGATTCAGAAATTTAACAGTAAAGGTGTAGAAATGCATAACATTTCTGATAAAACATCTTTACTTGCCATACAAGGCCCTAAAGCGGCTGAAGCACTACAAAGCCTAACAGAGGTTGATCTTGCTTCTATGGAGTATTACAACTTTGTGAAAGGTACATTTGCAGGAGTAGATAATGTTGTGATATCAGCAACTGGATATACCGGTGCAGGTGGTTTCGAGATCTACTTTGATAACGAACATGCCAACAAGATTTGGGATGCCATTTTTGAAGCTGGCCTACCATTCAATATGAAACCGATAGGTTTAGGTGCCCGTGATACTTTACGCTTAGAAATGGGCTTCTGCTTATATGGAAATGATATTGACGATAATACTTCTCCAATTGAAGCAGGATTAGGCTGGATCACAAAATTCACTAAGAAATTCACTAATTCTGATTCTTTGCAAGCTCAAAAAGAAGCAGGAATTACACGTAAACTAATAGGATTTGAAATGATTGACAGAGGGATTCCCCGTCATGATTATGAAATAGTTGATGCTGAAGGAAATGTAATTGGTAAAGTTACCTCCGGTACTCAATCTCCATCTTTACAAAAAGCAATAGGAATGGGGTATATTTTAAAAGGTATGGATAAAGAAGGAACCGAGATTTTCATCAATATCCGTAATAATAAAATTAAAGCCAGGGTTGTTAAATTCCCTTTTTATAAATAAAAGTCATACCCTGTCAATGCAAAAGAGTATAGAAGTCTGTCTAACGCCCGCATTATTAGATCTGTATGCTATTGAAGATAGCATTGTTGTAGTTATTGATGTACTCAGAGCTACATCGTCTATAGTTTATGGAATAGATAATGGCGCAGCTGCAATTATACCGGTAGCAAACGTAGAGGATTGTCTTGACTATTCTGATAAAGGATATTTACTGGCAGCCGAACGTGACGGGCAAGTGGTAGAGGAGTACGATTTCGGAAACTCTCCATTCTCTTATACACAAGAAAAGGTTGGCGGTAGAACTGTGGTACTTACAACTACAAACGGAACAAAGGCGCTTCATATGGCAAGAAAAAGAGCACATCAGGTAGTGATGGGCTCTTTTTTAAACTTACATGCCTTATGCAACTGGCTTAAAACCCAGGATAAAAGTGTTTTATTGCTTTGTGCCGGATGGAAAGATAAATTCAATCTCGAAGATACACTCTTCGCAGGAGCCGTAGTTGCTGAATTACGTAAGGATTTTACTCATTTCGACGATTCTTCAGTAGCAGCAGAAGACCTGTATGCCTTAGCTAAGAATGACTTGAGGACCTATCTTCATAAATCTTCACACAGTCATAGACTCGCCGAATTAAACATCGAAGAAGACGTTAAATTCTGTTTACAGCTAAACCTTTGTCAGGCAATTCCGGTTCTGGAAGGTGATGCCTTGGTTTCTTTGAAAGTTACTCAATCACTTTAACAGGAACCTTTAGCAGATTTTTAAGGCTTTCATTGCTTTTAATGGTTTTCAATGTTTCTTCATAAGCAAGCCAATAGATAGTTTCGGCTTTTTTCATATCAAAAGTACTGATTTCACCCATTCCTTTGGGTTCAATCAACACATTGCAGAAGGCTGCCTTTTCCTCCATGTCTTTATTTACCGACATAAGTCCGGCTCTTCCCATAAGTGCTGTAATGTTGGTCATTTTTTCTACAGGCTTTAAGTGGTTGCAGGACGATCCGATAATGAAGTCGCAGTTGTTTAATAAAGGCTCTACCGGAAAGTTATTTAAAATGCCTCCATCAACATACATTTCATTATCAATCATAATTGGCCTAAATATTCCAGGAATACAGCTCGATGCCTGTATGCTCCTAATTAAAGGACCTTTGCTAAAGTATACCAGTTCACCTTTGCTGAAATTAGTTGTGGCAATGGTAAGGGGAATCTTTAAACTTTCTATTCTATCGTCAGGAAAATACTCTTTAAATAAACTTAAGGTGTTTTCAATATTGATTAAACCCAGAGAGCCTACCGCCGGGCGAAGGAATTTTAGCAGCTTGGTTTTTATAAAAATATTTAAAGCATCTTCAGGATCCATGCCCGAAGCAAATAATGCCCCGGCAATTGAACCTGCACTGGTTCCGCTAATGTGACTAAACTTAATACCGGCATTTCCAAATGCTTTTAAAACACCCAGGTGTGCAATTCCCCTGATTCCGCCACCAGACAATACAATTCCAATTTTAGTCATTTAGCATTATTTAGGTTTGTACTTTGATAAATTTAATATTTTTTGAGCGTCCTGTTCAGCCATTAATTGCTGTAAAGTAATTTCTTTATTTTCCTGCATGTACTTTCTAACAATTTG contains the following coding sequences:
- a CDS encoding ribonuclease HII, producing MLLNCYQNELLEAGCDEAGRGCLAGPVFAAAVILPPDFIAGELTDSKKLTHKQRCSLRLIIEKEAVAWAVAEVDNHEIDNINILNASFLAMHRAVQKLTIKPQYLSIDGNRFKAYPDIPHTCIVKGDGKYLNIAAASILAKTHRDEFMEKISMEYPHYQWQQNKGYPTVAHRMAALEHGLSPFHRKTFTISNPQLALFS
- a CDS encoding glycosyltransferase family 2 protein, which gives rise to MEIFSAVSYLSSFLTILYVIVVVTFIKGWHSLMYFKPGEKEGKTRVSILVAARNEEKNISKTVDDLLAQNYNEELTEIIFIDDHSTDRTAEIIRSYASRGVKLISLNEDQALNSYKKKAIQTAIGQSTGTLIITTDADCRMRPDWLKTIIQFYEAGNYKMISSPVAYFQEKSFFERAQSLEFLYLIGLGASTIGNKQPSTCNGANLAYEKEAFYEVGGFKGIDDLASGDDELLLHKIAARFDNNVGFLKNRDAIVYTHAKPTLKEFIQQRKRWASKSTRYKNKSIIVLGVCIWLFNLSVLMNLGIGLFIGFYFKLAIFQVLAKIIVEFLFLYDVTGFARRRKLLFLLPVLNILHMIYIVYIGIAGNSGKYNWKGRMVK
- a CDS encoding ABC transporter permease; translation: METNNSPSRKVWRRFRNNKLALSGLLFIITLMLMGILGYTITPDQTPNANTMYLQLTNKKPGRSFDFLIVSRNKNIAKVNFFEKMLYGQVADFKSIPITSYRESEGKVYARAYIGDDEQAEEISYPLINGNNHYHQTFWLGTDLYGRDLLSRLILGIRVSLSVGLMAVLISLFIGVSLGALAGYLGGKIDASISWFMNVIWSLPSLLLVIAISFALGKGFWQIFIAVGLSTWVDVARLVRGQIMALKEVEFVEAAQALGYSTPRTIIKHILPNIAGPILVVASANFASAILLETGLSFLGFGAQPPMPSWGGMIKEHYGYIIMDAAYLAILPGFAIMLTVYAFNLLAIGLRDAFDVKSQNISI
- the gcvT gene encoding glycine cleavage system aminomethyltransferase GcvT; this translates as MKNTALTDKHISLGAKMVPFAGYNMPVQYEGINAEHAIVRNGVGVFDVSHMGEFILKGENALDLIQRVTSNDASKLYDGKVQYSCLPNEEGGIVDDLLVYRIDEKTYMLVVNASNIDKDWNWIQKFNSKGVEMHNISDKTSLLAIQGPKAAEALQSLTEVDLASMEYYNFVKGTFAGVDNVVISATGYTGAGGFEIYFDNEHANKIWDAIFEAGLPFNMKPIGLGARDTLRLEMGFCLYGNDIDDNTSPIEAGLGWITKFTKKFTNSDSLQAQKEAGITRKLIGFEMIDRGIPRHDYEIVDAEGNVIGKVTSGTQSPSLQKAIGMGYILKGMDKEGTEIFINIRNNKIKARVVKFPFYK
- a CDS encoding 2-phosphosulfolactate phosphatase, encoding MQKSIEVCLTPALLDLYAIEDSIVVVIDVLRATSSIVYGIDNGAAAIIPVANVEDCLDYSDKGYLLAAERDGQVVEEYDFGNSPFSYTQEKVGGRTVVLTTTNGTKALHMARKRAHQVVMGSFLNLHALCNWLKTQDKSVLLLCAGWKDKFNLEDTLFAGAVVAELRKDFTHFDDSSVAAEDLYALAKNDLRTYLHKSSHSHRLAELNIEEDVKFCLQLNLCQAIPVLEGDALVSLKVTQSL
- the ruvC gene encoding crossover junction endodeoxyribonuclease RuvC: MLAEKKERVIMGIDPGTSIMGYGIVLEKGSKIELITMGIIRMDHMDDHFLKLQRIFEKTTLLLDEFKPDVLALEAPFYGKNIQVMLKLGRAQGVAMAAALSRNIPIAEYAPRKIKQSITGNGNTSKEQVAAMLQRLLNFKETPEFLDATDGLAVAVCHSFQRVNTSGAGKSYSGWEAFAKDNKKRLKQ
- a CDS encoding glycosyltransferase family 4 protein, which produces MLTNRVPFPPNSGYPIVVYNTIKGLLQLGVEITLFSINTNKHRVDVDDIYDPVFESIKFHSFSLDTEVNVWGALFNIFSNQSYNVSRYFDDDAAKLLEDILRENEFDIIQFEGLFVVPYLDVVKENSKAKVVYRAHNIEFDVWERIARTEKFTPRRKYLQFLARRLKVYETEQMNRFHQVFAISEQDRQSILRFGCETALEVFPVALDFEKYVTDPAKTSFPTLFHLGAMDWRPNKEGLEWFLDEIWPDIEKLSSELRFYIAGKNMPREFFEYDSENLVVEGEIFDAIEFINSKAIMIVPLLSGSGMRVKIIEGMAMSKCIIATSMAAEGIKCEHGKDILIANTADEFYRSILQCITNPKKWREIGENARKTVERDHDFFSISKRMLNIYQKLVSA
- a CDS encoding patatin-like phospholipase family protein, producing MTKIGIVLSGGGIRGIAHLGVLKAFGNAGIKFSHISGTSAGSIAGALFASGMDPEDALNIFIKTKLLKFLRPAVGSLGLINIENTLSLFKEYFPDDRIESLKIPLTIATTNFSKGELVYFSKGPLIRSIQASSCIPGIFRPIMIDNEMYVDGGILNNFPVEPLLNNCDFIIGSSCNHLKPVEKMTNITALMGRAGLMSVNKDMEEKAAFCNVLIEPKGMGEISTFDMKKAETIYWLAYEETLKTIKSNESLKNLLKVPVKVIE